The following coding sequences are from one Veillonellaceae bacterium window:
- a CDS encoding helix-turn-helix transcriptional regulator, with protein sequence MCLVEIALMQAERRKEQQHLAERLQLQWLEEGAALEKRRLKLHLTATYVAMKMGVSIGRLRRLEKGERVRERDRVLLIKSYENVLDYQEAMMVNEELTAEVLKLRSQLRSSSITVEIDGYRWSIPKAPQMHSVRKRSVI encoded by the coding sequence ATGTGTTTGGTAGAAATCGCATTAATGCAGGCAGAACGAAGAAAGGAACAGCAACATCTTGCCGAAAGGCTTCAATTGCAATGGCTCGAAGAGGGGGCTGCGCTAGAGAAACGACGATTAAAGCTTCATCTGACAGCGACTTATGTAGCGATGAAGATGGGGGTTAGTATCGGAAGATTGCGCCGATTGGAGAAAGGTGAGCGTGTACGAGAACGAGATCGGGTTTTACTGATAAAATCGTATGAGAATGTCCTGGACTATCAGGAAGCGATGATGGTCAATGAGGAATTGACTGCTGAGGTATTAAAGTTACGCAGCCAATTGCGATCAAGCAGCATAACTGTTGAAATAGACGGTTATCGATGGTCAATTCCTAAGGCTCCACAGATGCATTCAGTAAGAAAACGATCAGTCATTTAG
- a CDS encoding helix-turn-helix domain-containing protein, whose translation MNTSKINNITTAVINQIAAPTNGVGEVRPLGDARHIIFNNTVSHSTILRMAKRGEFPAFKLLGGKWYFIVEIAQAWLAEISMSQFNYRKGA comes from the coding sequence ATGAACACGAGCAAAATTAATAACATAACTACAGCTGTCATTAATCAGATCGCCGCGCCCACAAACGGTGTCGGTGAAGTTCGTCCTCTGGGAGATGCGCGTCATATAATATTTAACAATACCGTCTCTCACAGCACCATTCTGCGCATGGCAAAGCGCGGTGAATTTCCTGCCTTCAAGTTACTTGGTGGTAAGTGGTACTTCATAGTAGAGATTGCCCAAGCTTGGCTTGCCGAAATATCAATGTCGCAATTCAATTATAGGAAGGGGGCGTAA